The following coding sequences lie in one Vespa velutina chromosome 24, iVesVel2.1, whole genome shotgun sequence genomic window:
- the LOC124957043 gene encoding active breakpoint cluster region-related protein isoform X2 has protein sequence MSVFGDFQRVWVQRFPDSALPAAWEEDVRANLVKHKQKVTALREELEKEEFYVEYLERLLADVERHKQLANSTNATLLDNKQNSAELKKSGKHTSENNESANTGHCQNTDTSPPPLPVREDISKFQDKCVSELSSTLGTNKRPKSEIPRSPEKVPETRRNSDPDVPSNYVTVIEVTGSSKKEKADASFKEEDEKESEKALNEDGEDGDAEASEEEPYYDSVALDQTGEYVYIDARVPPVGNNNPSRAPPRRPPSLPESPGNQSNYVNIDYFIQHRAAMDSEDEEGASPAPPILLRALSTDNETGSSDAEPLSLSEGSLESPTPTTPRRQEKSKDREDDRTSMVKCIVNSVVESEAVYVECLNVMLQYMKAIRATLTTSQPVISEEEFGTMFYKIPELHKLHQNFLDELRKKTEKWDFKTTIGEQFKIMASNIGLYGAFLHNYARATDTVRRCSAHSTQFGEITRDIRLRGFPKGPGLSLEDLLHKPVARVQKNALVLHDLLKHTPMNHADHAPLSEALAMTRNFLDEFNIIQTKSMFPSHDRAQRRLVKNSFVVELSDGHRKLRHLFLFNDVIACAKYKASGRDKFTFELKWYVPVAEAVVTEDGVEPRETSPANVVALRSQACTVRDQILWEERNDEKRIRLGGRGSEKNRKKLAELEAQLVLASPNLVMRVAHKNQHRVQNAYTFFLSSEFERSQWIEAVEALQQGGQPPGPLPLTMYELQAWVTACRTYLQTDMGSYLLRSGRDESLLLGDLHLTLLGLTPPGLDRIGDLYIIVEVDSYGHYFKRAKSRVIRSQAPTWGETFVVELEGSQNVRILLYEECGTRSVLRGKCIQRLSRSWLQSDQVERSLSLGPATLDVALRFVPSEVTLRRVPSAKPQGLFGARIQQVCKREKRDVPFIITACVREVERRGVGEVGLYRVSGSASDLTKLRKSFESNSYEAEQLLKEVDVHSVTGVLKLYLREMPEALFTDALYPAFLEAFQTGELSRGAALRRVYEGLPSVNKAVIDFLLAHLIRVNKHEGQNKMSLHNLATVFGPTLLRPGTNSRSDSKSRDPLAAGTVDVMAQAGILYCFLQMHMQQNNQSL, from the exons ATGAGTGTTTTTGGAGATTTTCAGCGCGTCTGGGTACAGAGATTCCCAGATAGCGCTTTACCGGCTGCTTGGGAGGAAGACGTCAGGGCAAATTTGGTCAAACACAAACAAAAG GTAACGGCCTTGAGAGAGGAACTCGAAAAGGAAGAGTTCTATGTCGAATATTTAGAACGATTATTGGCGGACGTTGAAAGACACAAACAGTTGGCTAATAGTACCAATGCTACACTCCTTGACAATAAGCAGAATTCTGCAGAACTtaaaaaaagtggaaaacaTACGTCGGAAAATAATGAATCTGCAAACACTGGACATTGTCAGAATACGGATACTTCTCCGCCACCTCTTCCAGTAAGAGAAGACATTAGCAAATTTCAGGATAAATGCGTTTCCGAATTGAGTTCTACCCTTGGAACTAATAAAAGACCCAAGAGTGAGATACCTAGAAGTCCTGAAAAAGTGCCTGAAACCAGAAGGAATAGTGATCCTGATGTGCCAAGTAATTATGTAACTGTAATAGAAGTTACTGGaagttcaaaaaaagaaaaggccgATGCttcttttaaagaagaagatgaaaaag AATCTGAAAAAGCTCTTAATGAGGATGGAGAGGATGGAGATGCAGAGGCATCCGAAGAAGAACCATATTATGATTCGGTAGCTTTGGATCAGACAGgagaatatgtgtatattgaTGCACGTGTTCCACCTGTAGGTAATAATAATCCTAGCAGAGCACCTCCGCGTAGACCGCCATCGCTTCCAGAATCTCCAGGCAATCAGAGTAACTATGTCAacatagattattttataca acATAGAGCAGCAATGGATAGCGAAGATGAAGAGGGTGCAAGTCCAGCGCCACCAATTTTATTACGTGCACTTAGTACAGATAATGAAACTGGAAGTAGCGATGCTGAACCATTAAGTTTAAGTGAAGGCAGTTTGGAATCACCTACACCGACTACACCACGCAGacaagagaaaagtaaagatagagaagacgATAGAACATCTATGGTCAAATGTATTGTAAATTCTGTCGTAGAAAGTGAAGCAGTATATGTTGAATGTTTAAATGTTATGTTGCAA TATATGAAAGCTATTAGAGCAACATTAACTACGTCTCAACCAGTTATTTCGGAAGAAGAATTTGGTactatgttttataaaattcctGAATTACATAAGCTACATCAAAACTTCTTAGATGAGcttagaaagaaaacagaaaagtgGGATTTTAAAACTACAATAGGGGAACAATTTAAg aTTATGGCTAGCAATATAGGTTTATATGGAgcatttttacataattatgcTCGCGCTACTGATACTGTTCGTAGATGTTCTGCTCATTCGACACAATTTGGGGAAATTACAAGAGACATACGACTTAGAGGATTTCCTAAAGGTCCAGGTTTATCGCTTGAAGATCTTCTACATAAACCTGTAGCTCGTGTTCAAAAAAATGCATTAGTGCTACAT GATCTCCTTAAGCATACACCAATGAATCATGCTGATCATGCGCCACTCTCAGAAGCACTTGCTATGACTAGAAATTTTCTtgatgaatttaatattattcaaacaaAATCGATGTTCCCA AGTCATGACAGGGCACAAAGAAGATTAGTGAAAAATTCGTTTGTTGTTGAACTATCTGATGGTCATAGGAAATTGAgacatctctttttatttaacgatgTTATTGCTTGTGCGAAATATAAAGCTTCAGGTAGAGATAAATTCACGTTTGAGTTGAAGTGGTATGTGCCAGTTGCAGAAGCTGTTGTTACCGAAGATGGCGTTGAGCCACGAGAAACTAGTCCAGCTAATGTAGTTGCTTTGAg atcTCAAGCTTGTACTGTGAGAGATCAAATTTTGTGGGAAGAACGAAATGACGAAAAGAGAATTAGACTTGGTGGTAGAGGTTCtgaaaaaaatcgtaagaAATTAGCAGAACTTGAAGCACAATTGGTATTAGCATCGCCAAATTTAGTAATGCGTGTTGCACATAAAAATCAACATCGAGTGCAAAATgcatatactttctttttgtccAGTGAATTTGAACGGTCTCAATGGATTGAAGCAGTTGAAGCATTGcaacaa GGTGGTCAACCACCAGGACCTTTACCTTTGACGATGTATGAATTGCAAGCATGGGTTACAGCTTGTCGAACATATTTACAAACAGACATGGGAAGTTACTTATTAAGATCTGGACGTGATGAAAGTTTATTACTTGGGGATTTGCATCTAACTTTGCTTGGTTTAACACCACCAGGATTAGATAGAATAGGAGATCTGTATATCATTGTAGAAGTGGACAGTTATGGGCATTATTTTAAACGAGCTAAAAGCCGAGTTATAAGGAGTCAGGCTCCAACTTGGG gtGAGACTTTTGTGGTCGAATTAGAAGGTAGTCAAAATGTTAGAATTTTACTTTATGAAGAATGTGGGACACGATCAGTATTAAGAGGCAAATGTATTCAAAGATTAAGTAGGTCATGGTTGCAATCCGATCAAGTTGAAAGATCATTGAGTTTAGGTCCAGCAACATTAGATGTAGCCCTTAGATTTGTTCCCAGTGAAGTAACATTGAGGCGAGTGCCATCGGCTAAACCTCAAGGTTTATTTGGTGCTCGAATACAACAAGTTTGCAA ACGAGAAAAACGTGACGTTCCATTCATTATAACTGCGTGTGTACGAGAGGTTGAAAGAAGAGGCGTTGGAGAAGTAGGATTATATCGAGTATCTGGATCAGCATCCGATTTAACGAAACTTCGTAAATCATTTGAAAGTAATTCGTACGAAGCAGAGCAGCTTCTTAAAGag gttgATGTTCATTCCGTAACGGGCGTTCTGAAATTGTATTTACGTGAGATGCCTGAGGCATTATTTACAGATGCTCTTTATCCAGCATTTTTGGAAGCTTTTCAAACTGGAGAATTATCGAGGGGTGCGGCTTTACGACGAGTATACGAGGGATTACCGTCCGTAAATAAAGCTGTTATCGATTTTCTACTTGCTCATTTAATTCGTGTTAACAAACACGAAGGACAAAACAAAATGTCGTTGCACAATTTAGCAACAGTTTTTGGGCCAACGCTTTTACGGCCAGGTACAAATTCTCGGTCCGATTCTAAAAGTCGAGACCCTTTGGCTGCAGGTACTGTAGACGTTATGGCACAAGCTGGTATACTCTATTGTTTTTTACAAATGCATATGCAACAAAACAATCAATCACTCTAG
- the LOC124957048 gene encoding tyramine beta-hydroxylase isoform X1 has translation MLFLNSLLLFLSIILNIVVVLSVHQTHSVKVNDNLNDVHTIPLGSEATFHWRVDLMSKLVKVEIHYTGDQNTWFAVGFSNYGEFKLADYCILWTDWHQQTQLQDAWSDIEGKLILDKQQNCENFAWKRRNNLIKFTFTRKFDTCDEYDYIIERGTTHIVWLKGRGPLTSLAGLKVIDSKTSGMARTELLRITHKKPKFPSNAWQFDINVKGVKVPNNETTYWCRVFKLPSPLKQKHHILQFGPVIQTGNEHLVHHIEVFHCAGPVDLEVPIYEGPCDSIDRPEKTQICKKVLAAWAMGADAFVYPEEAGLPIGGKDFNQHIMLEIHYNNPELQAGKTDSSGIRFIFTKSLRKYDAGVIELGLEYTDKMAIPPQQESFILSGHCITECTGVGLPQSGIYVFGSQLHTHLTGTKVLTRHFRDGKELPLLNYDNHYSTHFQEIRLLPKPVTILPGDSLITTCTYNTMQRDNITLGGFAISDEMCINYIHYYPNTRLEVCKSAISDDALRTYFRYMREWENQNTSIEKGISDNYKSIEWTKVRVEALHDVYQAAPLGMQCNGSDGSRLPGLWDNIATTPIRLPLPPPARDCFDFSFRTDVMDSM, from the exons ATGTTATTTTtgaattcgttattattattcttatcgataattttaaatatcgtcGTAGTTTTATCCGTACACCAGACACATTCTGTTAaagtaaatgataatttaaatgatgTTCATACGATTCCATTAGGATCTGAGGCTACTTTTCATTGgag agTGGATTTAATGAGCAAATTGGTGAAAGTAGAGATCCATTACACCGGTGATCAGAATACGTGGTTCGCTGTTGGTTTTTCGAATTATGGGGAATTCAAACTCGCtgattattgtatattatggACCGATTGGCATCAACAAACTCAAttacag gATGCTTGGTCCGACATAGAAGGAAAATTAATTCTCGATAAGCAACAAAATTGTGAAAATTTCgcatggaaaagaagaaataatctgATCAAATTTACATTCACAAGAAAGTTTGATACTTGCGATGAATACGATTACATTATTGAG agAGGCACCACCCATATCGTATGGCTAAAGGGTCGAGGTCCATTAACTTCTTTAGCAGGATTAAAAGTAATTGATTCTAAAACTTCTGGCATGGCTAGAACAGAATTGCTTCGGATTACTCACAAAAAACCTAAATTCCCATCGAACGCCTGGCAATtcgatattaatgtaaaaGGTGTTAAAGTACCGAACAATGAGACAACATATTGGTGCCGTGTATTCAAATTACCATCCCCtttaaaacaaaa GCatcatattttacaatttggtCCAGTAATTCAAACGGGTAATGAACATTTAGTTCATCATATTGAGGTCTTCCATTGTGCTGGCCCAGTTGATTTAGAAGTACCGATATACGAAGGACCCTGCGATAGTATTGATCGACCGGAAAAAACTCAG ATATGTAAGAAGGTACTGGCAGCTTGGGCTATGGGAGCAGATGCCTTTGTATATCCAGAAGAAGCTGGTTTGCCTATCGGTGGTAAAGATTTTAATCAACACATCATGTTagaaattcattataataatcctGAACTTCAAGCTGGTAAAACAGATTCCTCGggaattcgttttattttcacgaaaagTTTGAGAAAGTATGATGCCGGAGTGATCGAATTGGGATTGGAATATACAGATAAAATGGCTATACCACCCCAACAG GAATCATTCATTTTATCCGGGCATTGTATAACAGAATGTACAGGAGTTGGTTTACCCCAAAGtggaatatatgtatttggtTCTCAATTACATACACATTTAACTGGCACCAAAGTATTAACTCGTCATTTTAGAGACGGTAAAGAATTACCTCTTTTGAATTATGATAATCATTATTCAACACATTTCCAAGAAATCAGATTACTTCCTAAACCCGTTACGATTCTACCC GGTGATTCTTTGATAACAACCTGTACGTATAATACTATGCAAAGGGATAATATTACATTGGGTGGTTTTGCTATATCAGATGAAATGtgcattaattatatacattattatcctAATACACGTTTAGAg GTATGTAAAAGTGCTATTAGCGACGACGCACTGAGaacatattttcgttatatgaGAGAATGGGAAAATCAAAATACGAGTATAGAAAAGGGAATAtcagataattataaaagcatCGAATGGACCAAAGTTCGCGTTGAAGCTCTTCATGATGTTTACCAGGCTGCTCCTTTag gAATGCAATGCAATGGATCTGATGGGTCTCGATTACCTGGTCTGTGGGATAACATAGCCACAACTCCTATCAGATTACCTTTACCACCACCTGCTAGAGATTGCTTTGATTTCTCATTTAGAACAGATGTTATGGATTCAATGTAA
- the LOC124957043 gene encoding active breakpoint cluster region-related protein isoform X1 has protein sequence MSVFGDFQRVWVQRFPDSALPAAWEEDVRANLVKHKQKVTALREELEKEEFYVEYLERLLADVERHKQLANSTNATLLDNKQNSAELKKSGKHTSENNESANTGHCQNTDTSPPPLPVREDISKFQDKCVSELSSTLGTNKRPKSEIPRSPEKVPETRRNSDPDVPSNYVTVIEVTGSSKKEKADASFKEEDEKVESEKALNEDGEDGDAEASEEEPYYDSVALDQTGEYVYIDARVPPVGNNNPSRAPPRRPPSLPESPGNQSNYVNIDYFIQHRAAMDSEDEEGASPAPPILLRALSTDNETGSSDAEPLSLSEGSLESPTPTTPRRQEKSKDREDDRTSMVKCIVNSVVESEAVYVECLNVMLQYMKAIRATLTTSQPVISEEEFGTMFYKIPELHKLHQNFLDELRKKTEKWDFKTTIGEQFKIMASNIGLYGAFLHNYARATDTVRRCSAHSTQFGEITRDIRLRGFPKGPGLSLEDLLHKPVARVQKNALVLHDLLKHTPMNHADHAPLSEALAMTRNFLDEFNIIQTKSMFPSHDRAQRRLVKNSFVVELSDGHRKLRHLFLFNDVIACAKYKASGRDKFTFELKWYVPVAEAVVTEDGVEPRETSPANVVALRSQACTVRDQILWEERNDEKRIRLGGRGSEKNRKKLAELEAQLVLASPNLVMRVAHKNQHRVQNAYTFFLSSEFERSQWIEAVEALQQGGQPPGPLPLTMYELQAWVTACRTYLQTDMGSYLLRSGRDESLLLGDLHLTLLGLTPPGLDRIGDLYIIVEVDSYGHYFKRAKSRVIRSQAPTWGETFVVELEGSQNVRILLYEECGTRSVLRGKCIQRLSRSWLQSDQVERSLSLGPATLDVALRFVPSEVTLRRVPSAKPQGLFGARIQQVCKREKRDVPFIITACVREVERRGVGEVGLYRVSGSASDLTKLRKSFESNSYEAEQLLKEVDVHSVTGVLKLYLREMPEALFTDALYPAFLEAFQTGELSRGAALRRVYEGLPSVNKAVIDFLLAHLIRVNKHEGQNKMSLHNLATVFGPTLLRPGTNSRSDSKSRDPLAAGTVDVMAQAGILYCFLQMHMQQNNQSL, from the exons ATGAGTGTTTTTGGAGATTTTCAGCGCGTCTGGGTACAGAGATTCCCAGATAGCGCTTTACCGGCTGCTTGGGAGGAAGACGTCAGGGCAAATTTGGTCAAACACAAACAAAAG GTAACGGCCTTGAGAGAGGAACTCGAAAAGGAAGAGTTCTATGTCGAATATTTAGAACGATTATTGGCGGACGTTGAAAGACACAAACAGTTGGCTAATAGTACCAATGCTACACTCCTTGACAATAAGCAGAATTCTGCAGAACTtaaaaaaagtggaaaacaTACGTCGGAAAATAATGAATCTGCAAACACTGGACATTGTCAGAATACGGATACTTCTCCGCCACCTCTTCCAGTAAGAGAAGACATTAGCAAATTTCAGGATAAATGCGTTTCCGAATTGAGTTCTACCCTTGGAACTAATAAAAGACCCAAGAGTGAGATACCTAGAAGTCCTGAAAAAGTGCCTGAAACCAGAAGGAATAGTGATCCTGATGTGCCAAGTAATTATGTAACTGTAATAGAAGTTACTGGaagttcaaaaaaagaaaaggccgATGCttcttttaaagaagaagatgaaaaag taGAATCTGAAAAAGCTCTTAATGAGGATGGAGAGGATGGAGATGCAGAGGCATCCGAAGAAGAACCATATTATGATTCGGTAGCTTTGGATCAGACAGgagaatatgtgtatattgaTGCACGTGTTCCACCTGTAGGTAATAATAATCCTAGCAGAGCACCTCCGCGTAGACCGCCATCGCTTCCAGAATCTCCAGGCAATCAGAGTAACTATGTCAacatagattattttataca acATAGAGCAGCAATGGATAGCGAAGATGAAGAGGGTGCAAGTCCAGCGCCACCAATTTTATTACGTGCACTTAGTACAGATAATGAAACTGGAAGTAGCGATGCTGAACCATTAAGTTTAAGTGAAGGCAGTTTGGAATCACCTACACCGACTACACCACGCAGacaagagaaaagtaaagatagagaagacgATAGAACATCTATGGTCAAATGTATTGTAAATTCTGTCGTAGAAAGTGAAGCAGTATATGTTGAATGTTTAAATGTTATGTTGCAA TATATGAAAGCTATTAGAGCAACATTAACTACGTCTCAACCAGTTATTTCGGAAGAAGAATTTGGTactatgttttataaaattcctGAATTACATAAGCTACATCAAAACTTCTTAGATGAGcttagaaagaaaacagaaaagtgGGATTTTAAAACTACAATAGGGGAACAATTTAAg aTTATGGCTAGCAATATAGGTTTATATGGAgcatttttacataattatgcTCGCGCTACTGATACTGTTCGTAGATGTTCTGCTCATTCGACACAATTTGGGGAAATTACAAGAGACATACGACTTAGAGGATTTCCTAAAGGTCCAGGTTTATCGCTTGAAGATCTTCTACATAAACCTGTAGCTCGTGTTCAAAAAAATGCATTAGTGCTACAT GATCTCCTTAAGCATACACCAATGAATCATGCTGATCATGCGCCACTCTCAGAAGCACTTGCTATGACTAGAAATTTTCTtgatgaatttaatattattcaaacaaAATCGATGTTCCCA AGTCATGACAGGGCACAAAGAAGATTAGTGAAAAATTCGTTTGTTGTTGAACTATCTGATGGTCATAGGAAATTGAgacatctctttttatttaacgatgTTATTGCTTGTGCGAAATATAAAGCTTCAGGTAGAGATAAATTCACGTTTGAGTTGAAGTGGTATGTGCCAGTTGCAGAAGCTGTTGTTACCGAAGATGGCGTTGAGCCACGAGAAACTAGTCCAGCTAATGTAGTTGCTTTGAg atcTCAAGCTTGTACTGTGAGAGATCAAATTTTGTGGGAAGAACGAAATGACGAAAAGAGAATTAGACTTGGTGGTAGAGGTTCtgaaaaaaatcgtaagaAATTAGCAGAACTTGAAGCACAATTGGTATTAGCATCGCCAAATTTAGTAATGCGTGTTGCACATAAAAATCAACATCGAGTGCAAAATgcatatactttctttttgtccAGTGAATTTGAACGGTCTCAATGGATTGAAGCAGTTGAAGCATTGcaacaa GGTGGTCAACCACCAGGACCTTTACCTTTGACGATGTATGAATTGCAAGCATGGGTTACAGCTTGTCGAACATATTTACAAACAGACATGGGAAGTTACTTATTAAGATCTGGACGTGATGAAAGTTTATTACTTGGGGATTTGCATCTAACTTTGCTTGGTTTAACACCACCAGGATTAGATAGAATAGGAGATCTGTATATCATTGTAGAAGTGGACAGTTATGGGCATTATTTTAAACGAGCTAAAAGCCGAGTTATAAGGAGTCAGGCTCCAACTTGGG gtGAGACTTTTGTGGTCGAATTAGAAGGTAGTCAAAATGTTAGAATTTTACTTTATGAAGAATGTGGGACACGATCAGTATTAAGAGGCAAATGTATTCAAAGATTAAGTAGGTCATGGTTGCAATCCGATCAAGTTGAAAGATCATTGAGTTTAGGTCCAGCAACATTAGATGTAGCCCTTAGATTTGTTCCCAGTGAAGTAACATTGAGGCGAGTGCCATCGGCTAAACCTCAAGGTTTATTTGGTGCTCGAATACAACAAGTTTGCAA ACGAGAAAAACGTGACGTTCCATTCATTATAACTGCGTGTGTACGAGAGGTTGAAAGAAGAGGCGTTGGAGAAGTAGGATTATATCGAGTATCTGGATCAGCATCCGATTTAACGAAACTTCGTAAATCATTTGAAAGTAATTCGTACGAAGCAGAGCAGCTTCTTAAAGag gttgATGTTCATTCCGTAACGGGCGTTCTGAAATTGTATTTACGTGAGATGCCTGAGGCATTATTTACAGATGCTCTTTATCCAGCATTTTTGGAAGCTTTTCAAACTGGAGAATTATCGAGGGGTGCGGCTTTACGACGAGTATACGAGGGATTACCGTCCGTAAATAAAGCTGTTATCGATTTTCTACTTGCTCATTTAATTCGTGTTAACAAACACGAAGGACAAAACAAAATGTCGTTGCACAATTTAGCAACAGTTTTTGGGCCAACGCTTTTACGGCCAGGTACAAATTCTCGGTCCGATTCTAAAAGTCGAGACCCTTTGGCTGCAGGTACTGTAGACGTTATGGCACAAGCTGGTATACTCTATTGTTTTTTACAAATGCATATGCAACAAAACAATCAATCACTCTAG
- the LOC124957048 gene encoding tyramine beta-hydroxylase isoform X2: MSKLVKVEIHYTGDQNTWFAVGFSNYGEFKLADYCILWTDWHQQTQLQDAWSDIEGKLILDKQQNCENFAWKRRNNLIKFTFTRKFDTCDEYDYIIERGTTHIVWLKGRGPLTSLAGLKVIDSKTSGMARTELLRITHKKPKFPSNAWQFDINVKGVKVPNNETTYWCRVFKLPSPLKQKHHILQFGPVIQTGNEHLVHHIEVFHCAGPVDLEVPIYEGPCDSIDRPEKTQICKKVLAAWAMGADAFVYPEEAGLPIGGKDFNQHIMLEIHYNNPELQAGKTDSSGIRFIFTKSLRKYDAGVIELGLEYTDKMAIPPQQESFILSGHCITECTGVGLPQSGIYVFGSQLHTHLTGTKVLTRHFRDGKELPLLNYDNHYSTHFQEIRLLPKPVTILPGDSLITTCTYNTMQRDNITLGGFAISDEMCINYIHYYPNTRLEVCKSAISDDALRTYFRYMREWENQNTSIEKGISDNYKSIEWTKVRVEALHDVYQAAPLGMQCNGSDGSRLPGLWDNIATTPIRLPLPPPARDCFDFSFRTDVMDSM; encoded by the exons ATGAGCAAATTGGTGAAAGTAGAGATCCATTACACCGGTGATCAGAATACGTGGTTCGCTGTTGGTTTTTCGAATTATGGGGAATTCAAACTCGCtgattattgtatattatggACCGATTGGCATCAACAAACTCAAttacag gATGCTTGGTCCGACATAGAAGGAAAATTAATTCTCGATAAGCAACAAAATTGTGAAAATTTCgcatggaaaagaagaaataatctgATCAAATTTACATTCACAAGAAAGTTTGATACTTGCGATGAATACGATTACATTATTGAG agAGGCACCACCCATATCGTATGGCTAAAGGGTCGAGGTCCATTAACTTCTTTAGCAGGATTAAAAGTAATTGATTCTAAAACTTCTGGCATGGCTAGAACAGAATTGCTTCGGATTACTCACAAAAAACCTAAATTCCCATCGAACGCCTGGCAATtcgatattaatgtaaaaGGTGTTAAAGTACCGAACAATGAGACAACATATTGGTGCCGTGTATTCAAATTACCATCCCCtttaaaacaaaa GCatcatattttacaatttggtCCAGTAATTCAAACGGGTAATGAACATTTAGTTCATCATATTGAGGTCTTCCATTGTGCTGGCCCAGTTGATTTAGAAGTACCGATATACGAAGGACCCTGCGATAGTATTGATCGACCGGAAAAAACTCAG ATATGTAAGAAGGTACTGGCAGCTTGGGCTATGGGAGCAGATGCCTTTGTATATCCAGAAGAAGCTGGTTTGCCTATCGGTGGTAAAGATTTTAATCAACACATCATGTTagaaattcattataataatcctGAACTTCAAGCTGGTAAAACAGATTCCTCGggaattcgttttattttcacgaaaagTTTGAGAAAGTATGATGCCGGAGTGATCGAATTGGGATTGGAATATACAGATAAAATGGCTATACCACCCCAACAG GAATCATTCATTTTATCCGGGCATTGTATAACAGAATGTACAGGAGTTGGTTTACCCCAAAGtggaatatatgtatttggtTCTCAATTACATACACATTTAACTGGCACCAAAGTATTAACTCGTCATTTTAGAGACGGTAAAGAATTACCTCTTTTGAATTATGATAATCATTATTCAACACATTTCCAAGAAATCAGATTACTTCCTAAACCCGTTACGATTCTACCC GGTGATTCTTTGATAACAACCTGTACGTATAATACTATGCAAAGGGATAATATTACATTGGGTGGTTTTGCTATATCAGATGAAATGtgcattaattatatacattattatcctAATACACGTTTAGAg GTATGTAAAAGTGCTATTAGCGACGACGCACTGAGaacatattttcgttatatgaGAGAATGGGAAAATCAAAATACGAGTATAGAAAAGGGAATAtcagataattataaaagcatCGAATGGACCAAAGTTCGCGTTGAAGCTCTTCATGATGTTTACCAGGCTGCTCCTTTag gAATGCAATGCAATGGATCTGATGGGTCTCGATTACCTGGTCTGTGGGATAACATAGCCACAACTCCTATCAGATTACCTTTACCACCACCTGCTAGAGATTGCTTTGATTTCTCATTTAGAACAGATGTTATGGATTCAATGTAA